In Maritimibacter sp. DP1N21-5, the sequence GAGAAAACCTCGACGTTGTGCACCCGTACGCCATGGTCGTCGCAGGCCGCCACGAAATCCCGCGCGCCCTGCCCGGCCTCGACCCTCGGGAAGATATCGAGTTTCGGCGACGGCGCGACGACGAAGACCGACACGCTGTCCACTCCCGCCCCCCGCGCGATTCCCGGAAGGTCCACCGGAGCCACGTCGCGCAGGCACAGTTGATGCAGGGTCAATCGGGTCATGCGCCCAGATAGCTCTCGATGATCGACGGGTTCTCGGCAATCTCGGCCGAGGTGCCCTCGTGCGAAATCACGCCACGTTCGAGCACATAGGCCCGCCGCGTGATCTCCAGCGCCCGATGCGCGTTCTGTTCGACCAGAAGCACGGTCAGCCCCTCGGCGTTGAGCTTCTTCAAGGCATCGAAGACCTGATCGGTGATCAGGGGTGACAGGCCCAGCGACGGCTCGTCGAGGAGAAGCAGCTCCGGCCCCCCCATCAGCGCCCGTCCAATGGCCAGCATCTGTTGCTGCCCGCCCGACAGCGTCCCCGCGATCTGGTTCCGGCGCTCTTCCAGCACGGGAAACAGCTCGTAGACATGATCGAGCGTATAGCGCGTCTGCCGCCCGCCCAGGGCGATCTGCCCGACCTGAAGGTTCTCGTAGACGCTCATGTCACCCAGAATCTGACGCCCCTCGGGCACATGCAAAAGCCCCCGGCGCGCCACGGCATGGGGATTGAGCCCCCGCGTCTCGGCCCCGTTGAACACAATCTCGCCGGACTTGCGTTTGACCACGTTGGACAGCGCGTTGAGCAGCGTGGATTTTCCCGCGCCGTTCGAGCCGATCAGCGCGACCATCTCGCCCTCTTCGACCGTCAGCGACACGCCGCGCAGCGCCTTGATGCCCTTGTAGGAGACATGAAGGTCGGTGATGGACAGTTTCTCGTTCGCCATGATGCCCTAGTGCCCCTTGGTTCCGATGTATGCCGCGACGACCTTGGGGTCGCGGGTGACGGTATGCGGATCACCAGCCGCGATCATGCGGCCAGAGTCGAGCACATAGACCTGTTTGCACAGTCGCGTGACGAAACCGACGTTATGTTCGATGAGCAGAAGCCCCATGCCGCTTTCGGCCAGTTCGCGAAAGATCACGGCGAGCTCTTCGCTCTCCACGTCGTTCATCCCCGCGACGGGTTCATCCAGCAGCACGATGTCCGGCTCGCTCGCAATCGCGCGGGCCATCTCGACCCGGCGCTGGTGGCCATAGGCGAGGTTGCCCGCCTCAAGGTCCGCATATTCCTCGAGCCGGAAGCGCTTGAGAAGCTCATGCGCCTTTTCCCGGAACTCGCGGTTCTCACGAAGCGCCCGTGGCAGCCCCAGAAGGCTCGCCACCACGCCCGCCTGCTCGCGCCGGTGAAAACCGATCAGCACGTTCTCCAGCACGCTCGCCTCGGGCAGAAGACGGATGTTCTGGAAGGTCCGGCTCACCCCGTGCCGCGCCACGATATCGGCGCGGTCGGTCGAGATCGACCTCTCCCCCAGCCGGATGTCCCCATGGGTGAGCGAGAGCACGCCCGAGATCATGTTGACCACGGTGGACTTGCCCGCGCCGTTGGGTCCGATCAGCCCCGTGATCTCGCCCTTCGGGACGACCATCGTGACATCATCGACGGCTTTCAGGCCACCGAAATGCTTGGACACGGCCTCAAGATGAAGTGACGGCATCGCGGGCCTCCTTGTCGGTCAGGGCTTGTGCCTTCTTCGCGGTCTTGCGGCGGCGGAACCAGAACACGATCTCGTCCCCGACGCCGTTGGGCAGGAAGGTGATGACGAGGATCAGGATGATCCCGTTCACCGCCGGGCGATACTCGGCCAAAGGCCGCGCCAGCTCCGGCAGGATCGCCATGATCGCTGCCCCCATGATCGGGCCGAGAAGTGTGGTCCGCCCGCCAAGGATCACGACCGTCAGGACGTTGACCATGAAGGCGAAACCGAAGTTGTGCGGCTCGATCTGGAACACGTAAAGCGATTGAAGCCCGCCAAAAAGCCCGCCGACCGCGCCCGACAGGATGAAGGCCAGCGCATGGTAGCGCCCGATGTTCACCCCCAGCGACGAAGCCACACTTTCCTCCTGACGCAGCGCGTCAAAGATCCGGCCAAGCCCGGTGCGCCCGATGGACCACATCACATACATGGTGACGACGACCACCGCGAGCAGGGTCCAGGTGTTCATGACGCGCGGAATTCCCGTGACGCCAAGCGCGCCGCCGGTGAAGTCCTCGCCATAAAGCAGGAGCGACAGCACGATCTGCACGAAGGCGAGCGTCGCGATGGCCTGAAACGCGCCGCGCAGGCGGGCGAGCGGCAGCGACAGCAGGAACCCGACGGCCCCCGCGATCACCATGCCAAGCACAACCGTCGACCAGATCGGCACGTCATAGCGCGTGACGAGGATCGCGACCGTATAGGC encodes:
- a CDS encoding branched-chain amino acid ABC transporter permease — translated: MINFYYAYQPIIDFFLLSVGFGYSQQIALRAGVFSIATAGFGALGAYTVAILVTRYDVPIWSTVVLGMVIAGAVGFLLSLPLARLRGAFQAIATLAFVQIVLSLLLYGEDFTGGALGVTGIPRVMNTWTLLAVVVVTMYVMWSIGRTGLGRIFDALRQEESVASSLGVNIGRYHALAFILSGAVGGLFGGLQSLYVFQIEPHNFGFAFMVNVLTVVILGGRTTLLGPIMGAAIMAILPELARPLAEYRPAVNGIILILVITFLPNGVGDEIVFWFRRRKTAKKAQALTDKEARDAVTSS
- a CDS encoding ABC transporter ATP-binding protein, with the protein product MANEKLSITDLHVSYKGIKALRGVSLTVEEGEMVALIGSNGAGKSTLLNALSNVVKRKSGEIVFNGAETRGLNPHAVARRGLLHVPEGRQILGDMSVYENLQVGQIALGGRQTRYTLDHVYELFPVLEERRNQIAGTLSGGQQQMLAIGRALMGGPELLLLDEPSLGLSPLITDQVFDALKKLNAEGLTVLLVEQNAHRALEITRRAYVLERGVISHEGTSAEIAENPSIIESYLGA
- a CDS encoding ABC transporter ATP-binding protein, giving the protein MPSLHLEAVSKHFGGLKAVDDVTMVVPKGEITGLIGPNGAGKSTVVNMISGVLSLTHGDIRLGERSISTDRADIVARHGVSRTFQNIRLLPEASVLENVLIGFHRREQAGVVASLLGLPRALRENREFREKAHELLKRFRLEEYADLEAGNLAYGHQRRVEMARAIASEPDIVLLDEPVAGMNDVESEELAVIFRELAESGMGLLLIEHNVGFVTRLCKQVYVLDSGRMIAAGDPHTVTRDPKVVAAYIGTKGH